A stretch of the Deltaproteobacteria bacterium IMCC39524 genome encodes the following:
- a CDS encoding ferritin produces MFSKDLLDAMNEQMKNEFFSGYLYLAMAGYFEAEDLPGIASWMRVQALEELTHGEKFFNFICEAGGRSDMRGFDAPQNDYKSPLDCFEYSLKHENFVTDSINKLMDLARGDNNHAAQIFLQWFVTEQVEEEASFGLIVKKLQRIGDDGNGLLRLDEELGQRVFVPPAAEA; encoded by the coding sequence ATGTTCAGCAAAGACTTGCTCGACGCAATGAACGAGCAGATGAAAAATGAGTTTTTTTCTGGTTATCTCTATCTGGCCATGGCCGGATACTTCGAAGCAGAAGACCTGCCTGGTATCGCATCATGGATGAGAGTCCAAGCTCTCGAGGAGCTCACCCACGGCGAAAAATTCTTCAATTTCATATGTGAAGCCGGCGGCCGCTCAGACATGCGCGGATTCGATGCTCCACAGAACGACTATAAATCACCCCTTGATTGCTTCGAATATTCTCTCAAACACGAAAACTTTGTGACCGACAGCATCAACAAACTGATGGATCTTGCCCGTGGCGACAATAATCACGCGGCCCAGATATTCCTGCAGTGGTTTGTCACAGAACAAGTCGAAGAAGAAGCCAGCTTCGGTTTGATCGTGAAAAAGTTGCAACGCATCGGCGACGACGGCAACGGCCTGCTGCGCCTTGACGAAGAACTTGGGCAACGAGTGTTCGTTCCACCTGCAGCGGAAGCGTAA